The Nitrospirota bacterium genome window below encodes:
- a CDS encoding ATP-binding protein — MPVANLKNIFISLIEKYHPFNIRYFKFVVVLAILLLSSIVLILGWMSAKKVREVVTEDFNQQQHVLAQHAASQIRSSIDALKRELRLLSLSPTVQYAEKPWYRLDIAFSSVRENGVLEIRLLDIKTHSVFVVSDGNRRQTHSLSNEDMRYLDWGQQKENRGKIFLTDVVRSPDGKENKLIMKMVVPVWQISAGQNQPEQTNNFSGVLMFVVDANRLIRDIIKEIRSGKTGYAWVLDENGVFLYHIEQEFIGENAFEVRKGKKPTISFDKINEIQKKNMLRGEEGTSWYISGWHRGIEGEIKKMIAFSPITLADEYQKRLWSVAVVAPVSEIEGAIQSIHVQQFVIQALVIAIIVIGGLIINFMILSWSNMLELEVTRKTIELKRSEQRYKSLVENAEDIIFTADYDGKVLSMNNYGVRFFNRTEDEIIGHNISEIFLWPSSEVLLLMIQKVFETKESRQVTQLAIIGENQYWFNTKLRRLWDETGNIYAVLGISRDITAIKEKEKEEQRYSVEKLASMGTLAAGVAHEINNPLGIILGFTDLLLEKNSPGSQAYEYLKTVEKQALNAKKVVENLLRFARYTEHKEELIDVNSSIETILAVVKNTLFMNKISLKQKLQKDLSKVKADAGELEQVFLNLINNAIQAMKDGGTLTVQTSSHDDYVEMQFSDTGHGIEKEHRSRIFDPLFTTKKVGEGTGLGLSVSYGIITKYGGAITFKTKTLHEAETPGTTFIITLPVGKP; from the coding sequence ATGCCAGTCGCAAACCTGAAAAATATTTTCATCTCTCTTATTGAGAAATACCACCCTTTCAATATCCGTTATTTCAAATTCGTCGTGGTTCTGGCGATACTCCTGCTTTCGAGCATTGTCCTTATTCTCGGATGGATGTCCGCAAAAAAAGTGAGAGAGGTAGTCACGGAAGACTTCAATCAGCAGCAGCATGTCCTCGCCCAGCATGCCGCATCCCAGATCCGGAGCAGCATAGACGCACTGAAAAGGGAACTGCGGCTGCTCAGCCTCTCTCCCACCGTGCAATATGCGGAAAAGCCGTGGTACAGGCTGGACATCGCCTTTTCAAGTGTCAGAGAAAACGGGGTGCTTGAGATAAGACTCCTCGACATAAAAACACATTCGGTGTTTGTTGTGTCGGACGGGAACCGACGCCAGACGCACTCATTGAGCAATGAGGATATGCGATATCTGGACTGGGGTCAGCAGAAAGAGAACAGGGGCAAAATTTTCCTCACCGATGTTGTCCGTTCGCCTGACGGGAAAGAGAATAAGCTCATCATGAAAATGGTCGTGCCGGTCTGGCAGATTTCCGCAGGCCAAAATCAGCCGGAACAGACAAATAATTTTTCCGGCGTCCTGATGTTTGTAGTCGATGCGAACCGCCTGATAAGAGATATCATTAAGGAAATACGCTCAGGGAAAACCGGATATGCGTGGGTTCTTGATGAAAACGGCGTTTTTCTCTATCACATAGAGCAGGAGTTCATCGGGGAGAATGCCTTTGAGGTGAGGAAAGGCAAAAAACCGACAATCTCGTTCGATAAGATAAACGAGATACAGAAGAAGAACATGCTGAGGGGCGAGGAGGGAACGAGCTGGTATATCTCTGGCTGGCACCGTGGCATCGAAGGCGAGATAAAGAAGATGATCGCCTTTTCCCCCATCACGCTCGCCGATGAATATCAGAAACGTCTGTGGTCTGTTGCGGTGGTCGCGCCGGTCAGCGAGATCGAGGGCGCGATACAGTCCATCCATGTGCAGCAGTTCGTCATCCAGGCGCTCGTCATTGCAATTATCGTGATTGGCGGTCTGATAATCAACTTCATGATCCTGAGCTGGTCGAACATGCTGGAGCTGGAGGTCACCAGGAAAACCATAGAATTGAAGAGATCGGAGCAACGTTACAAGTCTCTCGTCGAAAATGCAGAGGACATTATTTTTACCGCCGATTATGACGGAAAGGTCCTGTCGATGAATAATTACGGCGTCAGGTTCTTCAACAGAACCGAGGACGAGATCATCGGGCACAACATTTCCGAAATATTCCTGTGGCCCAGCTCGGAAGTGCTGTTGTTGATGATCCAGAAGGTTTTCGAGACAAAGGAAAGCCGGCAGGTGACACAACTGGCGATCATCGGAGAAAACCAGTACTGGTTCAACACAAAGCTGAGAAGACTCTGGGACGAGACAGGGAACATCTATGCGGTGCTTGGCATCTCGAGGGATATTACCGCCATTAAGGAGAAAGAGAAAGAGGAGCAGAGGTACAGCGTGGAAAAGCTGGCATCCATGGGTACTCTGGCCGCGGGCGTAGCACACGAAATCAATAATCCCCTCGGAATCATCCTCGGATTCACCGATCTCCTCCTTGAGAAAAACAGTCCTGGTTCCCAGGCATACGAGTATCTGAAAACAGTCGAAAAACAGGCATTGAACGCAAAGAAGGTTGTCGAGAACCTGCTGAGGTTTGCGCGCTATACGGAACACAAGGAAGAGCTCATTGATGTGAACAGCAGCATCGAGACTATCCTTGCGGTGGTGAAAAACACCCTGTTCATGAACAAGATATCCCTGAAACAGAAACTGCAGAAAGATCTGTCCAAGGTAAAAGCGGATGCCGGGGAACTGGAGCAGGTGTTTCTGAATCTCATCAACAACGCCATACAGGCCATGAAGGACGGGGGAACATTGACCGTTCAGACTTCCTCACACGACGATTATGTGGAAATGCAGTTTTCCGATACCGGGCACGGCATTGAAAAAGAGCACAGATCAAGAATATTCGACCCGCTGTTCACCACGAAAAAGGTCGGGGAAGGCACAGGGCTCGGTCTTTCGGTCTCATACGGAATTATCACAAAATACGGCGGGGCAATCACATTCAAGACAAAAACCCTGCATGAGGCTGAGACACCCGGAACGACCTTTATTATCACCTTGCCGGTCGGCAAGCCGTAG
- a CDS encoding response regulator — translation MPEKILIVDDEPDMLKLLKIIITEKTPHEVVTTNNPLEALELSKRGTFDIVIADLKMPGLDGLGLLKAIKDANEDIPVIIITAFGTIESAEEAMHKGAFDFITKPFRKEQILFTLEKALKWCKLQRENKELKARLQG, via the coding sequence ATGCCGGAAAAGATACTCATAGTCGATGATGAACCCGATATGCTGAAGCTTCTGAAAATCATCATTACCGAAAAGACCCCGCATGAGGTGGTGACAACGAACAATCCTCTGGAAGCCCTTGAGTTGTCAAAGCGTGGCACGTTTGACATAGTGATCGCAGACCTGAAGATGCCCGGTCTCGACGGTCTCGGACTCCTCAAGGCAATCAAGGATGCGAATGAGGACATCCCGGTCATCATTATCACGGCGTTCGGCACTATTGAGTCTGCAGAGGAAGCGATGCATAAGGGTGCATTTGATTTTATCACCAAACCGTTCCGCAAAGAGCAGATTCTCTTCACTCTTGAAAAGGCCCTGAAATGGTGCAAACTTCAGAGAGAGAATAAAGAACTGAAGGCGAGGTTGCAGGGCTAA
- a CDS encoding PEP/pyruvate-binding domain-containing protein: MNQEEETHKQLFQDKYAGFQKLLWANNRVLELMADMEEKMSGEFLFDRSFIEKNVRALSAEVKEIIDRMNEISHNRYHALNERFESINAELENLLTRKREIPESSYIIPFQEIGKEMVDRLGGKNANLGEVKNHVGLMTPDGFAVSAFAFKRFMEHNGFMQKINDMLSGISVNSVEELNRGSREIQDMVAGGEIPDDLKDDIQKAVGNLRSGATTRELRVSVRSSALQEDGEFSFAGQYSTFLNVHHEEILQKYREVIASLFTERAIFYFKTKGFQDYDMVMCVGIMEMVNAKAGGVLYTRDPNKDADDILVNAVHGLGVCVVDGTITPETYLVSRQPVLEISSRHVPRQEKMFYCRLDGGLEEIPVTHDAATVQPCLTDAQVLTLAEYALAIENHYQCPQDIEWALSENDKLFILQTRPLRVMKKETAKPIPTHVPGYSILIDRGIIACKGIGYGRVHLVRTDDDLNDFPDNAVLVARHTSPKYVTVMNKASAIITDFGGTTGHMASLAREFQVPAIFDTEVGMKTLQQGQEITVDAFNCSVYEGKVDELIELSGKREEPFKDTMIFKTLKNALKWVVPLNLYDPAADTFRPEYCSTFHDITRFCHEMSMYEMFMISESATDEIGETKKLRSGIPLVIYVIDIGGGLTPGSPKILNPSHVVSVPLNAFFKGLAAMKWPQGSPSVDAKGFLGMMAHTATIPEEELRKTGQKSYSFISQEYMNFTLRLGYHLSTVEAYSGKDANNNYIRFFFKGGGAALERRLRRVRLITEILKSMDFNIKVKEDVVDASVARYRQDMIEKKLEVMGRLTVYTKQLDMVMFNDSITDFYIEDFIKQYVLKD, encoded by the coding sequence ATGAACCAGGAAGAGGAAACCCACAAGCAGTTATTTCAGGACAAATATGCCGGCTTTCAGAAGCTCCTCTGGGCAAACAACAGGGTCCTTGAACTTATGGCTGATATGGAAGAGAAAATGTCCGGTGAATTCCTGTTCGACAGAAGTTTCATTGAGAAGAATGTGCGCGCGCTGTCTGCTGAGGTGAAGGAGATTATTGACCGGATGAATGAGATTTCGCACAACAGGTATCATGCGCTGAATGAGAGGTTCGAGAGTATCAATGCCGAACTGGAAAATCTTCTGACCCGGAAGAGAGAGATTCCCGAAAGCAGCTATATCATTCCCTTTCAAGAGATCGGAAAAGAAATGGTAGACAGGCTCGGGGGGAAAAATGCCAATCTCGGAGAAGTGAAAAACCATGTCGGGCTCATGACGCCGGATGGCTTTGCGGTGAGTGCCTTTGCGTTCAAGCGGTTTATGGAACATAATGGCTTCATGCAGAAGATAAACGATATGCTGTCCGGGATATCAGTGAATTCTGTTGAGGAATTGAACAGGGGCAGCAGGGAAATCCAGGATATGGTTGCAGGCGGAGAAATTCCCGACGACCTGAAAGATGATATACAGAAAGCGGTCGGGAATCTAAGGTCGGGAGCAACGACACGGGAACTGAGAGTCTCTGTCCGGAGCAGTGCGCTTCAGGAAGACGGGGAATTCAGTTTTGCGGGACAGTATTCGACGTTTCTGAACGTGCATCATGAGGAAATTCTCCAGAAATACAGAGAGGTTATTGCGAGCCTGTTCACTGAACGGGCAATCTTTTACTTCAAGACAAAAGGGTTTCAGGACTATGACATGGTGATGTGTGTCGGGATAATGGAAATGGTCAATGCAAAGGCGGGAGGCGTGCTGTACACGCGGGACCCCAACAAGGATGCTGATGATATTCTTGTCAATGCGGTGCACGGGCTCGGCGTATGCGTGGTGGATGGCACGATAACACCCGAAACATATCTTGTATCGAGGCAGCCGGTCCTCGAGATATCCTCCAGACATGTACCGCGGCAGGAGAAGATGTTCTATTGCAGACTCGACGGGGGGCTTGAAGAAATCCCTGTCACGCATGATGCTGCAACAGTACAGCCCTGCCTTACCGATGCGCAGGTGCTGACCCTCGCGGAATATGCCCTCGCGATCGAAAATCATTATCAGTGCCCCCAGGATATCGAGTGGGCATTAAGTGAAAACGATAAGCTCTTTATTCTTCAGACAAGGCCCCTGAGAGTAATGAAAAAAGAAACAGCGAAACCGATTCCCACCCATGTGCCGGGATACAGCATCCTGATCGACAGGGGCATCATCGCGTGCAAGGGGATCGGGTACGGCAGGGTGCATTTAGTCAGAACGGATGATGACCTGAATGATTTTCCTGATAACGCGGTGCTTGTCGCGAGGCACACTTCTCCGAAGTATGTCACGGTAATGAATAAGGCAAGTGCCATCATCACCGATTTTGGCGGGACAACCGGCCATATGGCGTCACTGGCAAGGGAGTTCCAGGTTCCCGCGATTTTTGATACCGAAGTCGGCATGAAAACACTGCAGCAAGGTCAGGAAATAACGGTGGATGCCTTCAACTGCTCTGTGTACGAGGGAAAGGTGGACGAACTGATAGAACTGTCCGGAAAGAGAGAGGAGCCTTTTAAGGATACCATGATCTTCAAGACACTGAAGAATGCTTTGAAATGGGTTGTCCCCCTGAATCTGTACGACCCTGCCGCAGACACCTTCAGGCCTGAATATTGTTCCACATTCCATGACATTACCCGATTCTGCCACGAGATGTCCATGTATGAGATGTTCATGATATCCGAGTCAGCTACGGATGAAATAGGAGAAACCAAAAAGCTGAGATCCGGGATCCCCCTTGTCATTTATGTAATTGATATAGGCGGCGGATTGACGCCAGGCTCTCCCAAGATTCTGAATCCGTCACATGTGGTGTCAGTCCCATTGAACGCATTCTTTAAGGGACTTGCAGCCATGAAATGGCCTCAGGGGAGTCCGTCAGTGGATGCAAAGGGTTTCCTGGGCATGATGGCGCATACGGCAACCATTCCCGAGGAGGAATTGCGAAAGACCGGGCAAAAAAGCTATTCCTTTATTTCTCAGGAGTACATGAATTTCACCCTGAGGCTCGGATATCATCTGTCGACAGTTGAGGCCTATTCCGGCAAAGACGCAAACAACAACTATATCCGTTTCTTTTTCAAGGGAGGCGGGGCCGCTCTTGAGAGGAGACTGCGCAGGGTAAGGCTGATTACCGAGATACTGAAAAGCATGGATTTCAACATTAAGGTGAAAGAAGATGTTGTGGACGCCTCTGTCGCCCGTTACAGGCAGGATATGATCGAAAAAAAGCTGGAAGTGATGGGAAGACTGACAGTGTATACAAAACAGCTCGATATGGTCATGTTCAACGACAGCATAACCGACTTCTATATAGAAGACTTCATAAAGCAGTATGTCTTAAAGGATTAG
- a CDS encoding GntR family transcriptional regulator: MDELVQREHPQKLYIQLVEIMRNKIQSGDWPVGAQIPTEEELCKTYHVSRSTVRTAVLELVKKGLLTRQQGKGTFVCKKVISTGLTILTTFKELMLEEGLNFSTRLLVRTMIMPTDDLDINLDIPEDKHVIYIKRLRSVDTDPVLLKETYIPYHLCPALLDADVEKNSVFELLESRCGIKITKAKSYIETTNVTKDEGVLLNLPEGSAALLFTQQLYSNEILVKYTRTVKRSDRFRFYIEVERNPV; encoded by the coding sequence GTGGATGAGTTAGTGCAAAGGGAACACCCGCAGAAGCTTTACATACAACTTGTGGAGATTATGAGAAACAAGATTCAATCGGGGGACTGGCCTGTTGGCGCACAAATCCCCACAGAGGAAGAGCTCTGCAAGACCTATCACGTCAGCAGGTCAACCGTCAGGACTGCGGTGCTGGAACTCGTGAAGAAAGGCCTGCTCACCCGCCAGCAGGGAAAAGGAACGTTTGTCTGCAAAAAGGTCATATCAACCGGGCTGACCATCCTGACAACCTTCAAAGAGCTCATGCTTGAGGAAGGGCTGAATTTTTCCACCCGTCTGCTCGTCCGCACCATGATAATGCCGACCGATGACCTGGACATCAATCTGGACATTCCAGAGGACAAGCACGTCATCTATATAAAAAGGCTGCGGTCGGTTGACACTGACCCTGTGCTTTTAAAAGAGACATATATTCCCTACCATTTATGCCCGGCGCTCCTTGATGCGGATGTCGAAAAAAATTCTGTCTTCGAACTCCTTGAATCCAGATGCGGCATTAAGATCACGAAGGCAAAAAGTTACATAGAAACTACCAATGTGACAAAGGACGAAGGGGTACTCCTGAATTTGCCTGAAGGATCGGCAGCACTGCTGTTTACCCAGCAGTTATATTCGAACGAAATTCTGGTGAAGTATACGCGGACTGTCAAGCGTTCCGACAGATTCCGTTTCTATATAGAAGTCGAAAGGAACCCTGTATGA
- a CDS encoding CBS domain-containing protein has protein sequence MHHTKTVKDIMIDVFDYPHIPYWFTVRQAMGIIKKAFIESDKCYHPLAVLVFDEKYNLMGTVTLKDILKGLEPKLIKPGLLTEYAGADIEQSLAAYEASMFDEEAKKQAERQTNEIMTPAKTFVAPDDSVAKAAFLMINHNTSILPVLEDRKKLVGIARMFDVYKEISHAIL, from the coding sequence ATGCACCATACCAAGACAGTAAAAGACATTATGATAGACGTCTTTGATTATCCCCATATCCCTTACTGGTTTACCGTACGCCAGGCAATGGGAATAATCAAGAAGGCCTTTATTGAGTCCGACAAATGCTACCATCCGCTTGCGGTGCTGGTATTCGATGAAAAATATAATCTCATGGGCACCGTTACATTAAAGGATATCCTGAAAGGCCTCGAGCCGAAGCTGATCAAACCGGGATTGCTGACCGAGTATGCGGGGGCAGATATAGAGCAGTCCCTCGCGGCCTATGAAGCGAGCATGTTCGACGAAGAGGCAAAAAAGCAGGCTGAGCGTCAGACAAACGAGATCATGACGCCAGCCAAGACCTTTGTTGCGCCTGATGACTCGGTCGCGAAGGCAGCGTTCCTGATGATCAATCACAATACCTCGATCCTCCCTGTCCTGGAAGACAGGAAGAAACTGGTTGGCATCGCGAGGATGTTCGATGTGTACAAGGAAATCTCACACGCAATTCTGTAG
- a CDS encoding DASS family sodium-coupled anion symporter: MKDNPKERDVKERQHAGGLPPPPEDIGVVSQIDEHGPEEEPKKSTKSIIIGMSLAFGIGLLIALLPTPEGLSPAGHKFLALLVAVVILWVSEAVSIGVTALIAGGSLILFNIQKPAAAWNPFASPAVMFVLMIMMFGVILNEAGVAKRLLSLIIRAAGTNVKKLSLVIAIAGAFLSSIFHDATITIILMFAILPVFAAMGITPQKSNNLSKFFMILIPLAASAGGFGTLLGGGRNPVMVEALKKTTGYEMGFMEFALRNFPLVLISAIVTWLVCYLVFRPKEKELPASIATEKLPPMSLQEKGVIGFFSLAFVLWSLTDITKVHYSVVAAGVLFLIFSFRLVSFKAVVSKFPWESWIVFGAGVSMGMAMLDTGAGKWLAVQVLPMLEGQSWVVVFFGSGLLGSVMSSFMSNSAATALILPITIPMASSLGIPEAAVALSAPISTSFIMLVIGCPPTIIAYSTGYFSQVDFIKVAVPWAILCLLAVTIGAGIYWPLTGFPTLPFLGIR; encoded by the coding sequence ATGAAAGACAACCCAAAGGAAAGAGATGTGAAGGAAAGACAACATGCCGGGGGGCTGCCTCCTCCGCCGGAGGATATCGGGGTCGTTTCCCAGATCGACGAACATGGGCCGGAGGAAGAACCAAAAAAATCTACAAAATCGATAATTATCGGCATGTCCCTCGCCTTTGGAATCGGCCTGCTTATTGCATTACTGCCCACGCCCGAGGGACTGTCCCCGGCGGGGCACAAATTTCTGGCGCTGCTGGTAGCAGTTGTCATCCTGTGGGTCTCTGAAGCAGTCTCCATAGGAGTAACCGCACTCATTGCCGGCGGCAGCCTCATCCTTTTTAACATCCAGAAACCCGCTGCCGCATGGAACCCGTTTGCGAGCCCTGCGGTCATGTTCGTCCTGATGATCATGATGTTCGGGGTCATCCTGAATGAGGCAGGCGTTGCGAAAAGACTGCTCAGTCTGATTATCAGGGCCGCAGGAACCAATGTGAAAAAACTGAGCCTTGTTATCGCTATTGCAGGGGCCTTCCTTTCTTCCATATTCCACGACGCTACGATAACCATTATCCTAATGTTCGCCATATTACCGGTTTTTGCGGCCATGGGAATAACCCCGCAGAAGAGCAACAACCTGAGCAAATTCTTCATGATCCTTATCCCGCTTGCCGCATCCGCAGGAGGGTTCGGCACACTCCTCGGAGGAGGAAGGAACCCGGTCATGGTCGAGGCGCTCAAAAAAACAACCGGTTATGAGATGGGCTTCATGGAGTTTGCCCTGAGAAACTTCCCCCTTGTTCTGATCTCTGCTATCGTAACGTGGTTAGTCTGCTATCTCGTTTTCCGTCCAAAGGAAAAGGAGCTTCCCGCAAGCATCGCTACTGAAAAACTTCCTCCCATGAGTTTACAGGAAAAGGGGGTCATCGGCTTTTTTTCTCTGGCATTCGTCCTCTGGAGTCTGACGGACATAACAAAAGTTCACTACAGTGTTGTAGCAGCGGGCGTTCTCTTCCTGATATTCAGCTTCAGGCTGGTCAGCTTCAAGGCAGTCGTATCGAAGTTCCCCTGGGAATCGTGGATCGTCTTCGGAGCAGGCGTATCAATGGGTATGGCAATGCTCGACACAGGCGCAGGCAAGTGGCTGGCCGTTCAGGTCCTTCCAATGCTTGAAGGACAGAGCTGGGTCGTCGTCTTCTTCGGTTCAGGGCTTTTAGGTTCAGTGATGTCGAGTTTCATGAGCAACTCGGCGGCAACAGCCCTCATCCTGCCGATAACCATACCTATGGCGTCCAGTCTGGGTATTCCCGAGGCTGCGGTCGCCCTTTCAGCGCCTATTTCAACATCCTTCATCATGCTCGTCATCGGGTGCCCCCCTACAATTATTGCATACAGCACAGGGTACTTCAGCCAGGTTGACTTTATCAAGGTTGCAGTCCCCTGGGCAATCCTCTGTCTTCTCGCCGTCACGATCGGCGCGGGTATCTACTGGCCATTGACCGGATTCCCCACGTTGCCGTTCCTTGGAATCAGATAA
- a CDS encoding CBS domain-containing protein, whose translation MPAKKTAKEVMIDVFEFPHVPYWFTIKQAIGILKKSKAEAEKKCLYPQAILVFEEKYNLIGTLSPRDILRGLEPTFVRPDVRDRLSDIDEESLSAMLADLFNAESKELVEKPVNEVMVPVKAFVLPDDPVTKAAFLMLHHNLIILPVLENKKKLVGVLRMQEVFEEVSNIVIGT comes from the coding sequence ATGCCTGCTAAGAAAACAGCGAAGGAAGTGATGATTGATGTTTTCGAGTTCCCGCATGTCCCCTACTGGTTCACTATCAAACAGGCTATCGGGATACTGAAAAAGTCAAAGGCTGAGGCCGAGAAAAAGTGCCTTTATCCACAGGCAATCTTGGTCTTCGAAGAGAAATATAACCTTATAGGAACCCTGTCCCCGCGGGACATCCTGAGGGGGCTGGAGCCCACATTTGTACGGCCTGACGTACGGGACCGGCTGTCTGACATCGACGAGGAGTCTCTCTCAGCCATGCTCGCTGACCTCTTCAACGCTGAATCAAAGGAACTCGTGGAAAAGCCGGTCAATGAAGTGATGGTTCCGGTCAAAGCCTTTGTATTGCCGGATGATCCGGTCACAAAGGCGGCGTTTCTGATGCTCCATCACAACCTCATCATTCTTCCCGTTCTGGAGAACAAAAAGAAGCTTGTCGGTGTGCTCAGAATGCAGGAGGTCTTTGAAGAGGTTTCGAATATTGTTATCGGCACCTGA
- a CDS encoding SLC13 family permease codes for MAEKPKETRPGEGLPPPPEEIKVAPAPEIDEHGPAEEPKKSVRSIAIGILLALGAGLIFYFVVPAPEGLSPEGHKFLALLTTIIILWVSEALPIGTTALLAGGGLILFNIQKPANAWQPFASPAVMFVLMIMMFGVVLNEAGVAKRLLNIIVRAAGTNVKKLSFILAISAAFLSSIFHDATITIILLFSFLPVFATMGITPQKSTNLSKFFIIMIPLAASAGGFGTLLGGGRNPIMVEVLKSITGTEVGFVDYALRCLPLVIIPAIISWLVCFLVFRPKEKELPASLVEKLPPMSSQEKGVIGFFSLAFVLWSLTDITKVHYSVVAAGVLGLIFGFRLVSFKKVISTFPWESWIVFGAGVSMGVAMLDTGAGKWLALQVLPLLEGKSWVVVFAGAGLLGSVMSSVMSNSAATALILPITIPMAASLGIPEPAIAFSAPITTSFIMLIIGCPPTIIAYSTGYFSQIDFIKVAIPWAILCIIGITLGASIYWPLTAYPGLPLLGGF; via the coding sequence ATGGCAGAGAAGCCAAAAGAAACCAGACCCGGAGAGGGGCTGCCGCCACCGCCGGAGGAGATCAAGGTTGCTCCCGCTCCCGAGATCGACGAACACGGGCCGGCGGAAGAGCCGAAAAAATCCGTCAGATCCATTGCCATCGGCATCCTCCTCGCCCTGGGAGCCGGGCTCATCTTCTACTTTGTGGTCCCGGCGCCAGAGGGACTTTCTCCGGAAGGCCACAAATTTTTGGCGCTCCTAACAACAATTATAATACTATGGGTTTCTGAAGCGCTCCCTATCGGAACAACAGCGCTTCTGGCAGGCGGCGGGCTTATCCTCTTCAATATCCAGAAACCGGCAAACGCCTGGCAGCCTTTTGCGAGCCCCGCGGTCATGTTTGTTCTCATGATCATGATGTTCGGGGTTGTCCTCAACGAGGCCGGCGTTGCGAAGAGGCTGCTCAATATAATTGTAAGAGCTGCAGGAACGAATGTGAAAAAACTCAGCTTCATCCTGGCGATTTCTGCGGCATTCCTCTCATCAATATTCCATGACGCTACCATAACAATCATTCTTTTGTTCAGTTTCCTGCCCGTGTTCGCCACCATGGGAATCACCCCGCAAAAGAGCACGAACCTGTCCAAATTCTTTATTATCATGATCCCCCTTGCAGCATCTGCGGGAGGGTTCGGCACCCTCCTTGGAGGGGGCAGAAACCCGATCATGGTCGAGGTGCTGAAGTCGATCACCGGCACCGAAGTTGGGTTTGTGGATTATGCCCTCAGATGTTTGCCGCTCGTTATTATCCCTGCAATCATTTCCTGGCTTGTCTGCTTTCTCGTCTTCCGCCCGAAAGAAAAAGAACTGCCTGCATCCCTCGTGGAGAAACTTCCTCCCATGAGCTCACAGGAAAAAGGCGTCATCGGATTTTTCTCTCTCGCTTTTGTCCTCTGGAGTCTCACAGACATCACAAAGGTCCATTACAGTGTTGTGGCGGCAGGTGTCCTCGGGCTGATCTTTGGCTTTCGGCTGGTCAGTTTCAAGAAAGTTATCTCAACGTTCCCATGGGAGTCATGGATAGTATTCGGCGCGGGGGTGTCCATGGGAGTTGCGATGCTCGACACCGGCGCAGGCAAATGGCTTGCGCTGCAAGTCCTCCCTCTGCTTGAGGGCAAGAGCTGGGTCGTAGTCTTTGCCGGCGCAGGATTGCTCGGTTCAGTCATGTCCAGCGTCATGAGCAATTCAGCGGCAACTGCTCTCATCCTTCCGATAACCATTCCGATGGCGGCATCACTGGGGATTCCTGAACCGGCGATCGCATTTTCCGCGCCGATCACCACATCCTTTATCATGCTCATAATCGGCTGTCCTCCGACAATCATTGCATACAGCACAGGCTATTTCAGCCAGATCGACTTTATCAAGGTTGCGATCCCCTGGGCGATTCTTTGTATCATTGGAATAACGCTCGGCGCCTCAATCTACTGGCCATTAACAGCGTATCCTGGTTTGCCATTGTTGGGGGGGTTTTAA
- a CDS encoding Na+/H+ antiporter subunit E — translation MRYIVIFLILFVHWVIWSGMLDAFHLALGVISCGIVTFMSHDLLFKREKFTFKQFTEVFRFALYIPWLMYQIILSNIHVAKLVLNPELPIDPKFVWYKSSLKTELSLTTFSNSITLTPGTITADIVDGQYYVHCLDQKVADDLMSGDMEKKVAHVFMED, via the coding sequence ATGCGATACATAGTTATTTTTTTGATTCTCTTCGTACACTGGGTCATTTGGTCCGGCATGCTGGACGCCTTTCATCTTGCGCTTGGCGTCATCTCATGCGGCATTGTCACGTTCATGTCGCACGACCTGCTCTTCAAGCGCGAGAAGTTCACCTTCAAACAGTTCACCGAGGTCTTCAGGTTCGCGCTCTATATTCCATGGCTTATGTACCAGATCATCCTGTCCAACATCCACGTCGCCAAGCTGGTACTGAATCCCGAGCTGCCCATAGACCCGAAATTTGTCTGGTACAAGAGCAGCCTGAAAACAGAACTTTCGCTGACCACGTTCTCAAACTCCATTACGCTCACGCCCGGAACGATTACTGCGGATATTGTGGACGGCCAGTATTATGTCCATTGCCTGGACCAGAAGGTCGCAGACGACCTCATGAGCGGAGACATGGAAAAAAAGGTAGCTCACGTATTTATGGAGGATTAG
- a CDS encoding monovalent cation/H+ antiporter complex subunit F has product MENFFIGTGLALGFLTLLCLYRGIYGPTVLDRIISISVIGTKTTVILLLMGFIYRRADMFVDIALAYALLNFVATLSAAKFFRTRKSIVPGHKYFKEREVKE; this is encoded by the coding sequence ATGGAGAACTTCTTTATAGGAACCGGTTTAGCTCTGGGCTTTCTGACACTGCTCTGTCTCTACCGGGGGATATACGGCCCGACGGTGCTTGACAGGATTATCAGCATCAGTGTCATCGGGACAAAGACCACGGTAATTCTCCTTCTGATGGGGTTTATTTACCGGAGGGCGGATATGTTTGTGGACATCGCTCTCGCGTATGCGCTCCTGAACTTTGTTGCCACCCTGTCTGCGGCGAAGTTCTTCCGCACCCGGAAGAGTATAGTCCCGGGCCACAAATACTTTAAAGAGCGGGAGGTCAAGGAATGA